The Streptomyces sp. NBC_00569 genomic sequence GCGCGGGCCCGACGGGCCGCTTCCTTCGGAGTGGAGGAAGGTGGCCTGGCGGGCCAGTGGGCGGGTGTCACCGGGGTGGTGGTGAGGGCTGTGTGCGCGTGGGTGCCCGTGATGGCTGCGGCGGCGGGCAGGGCTTGCAGGGTGCGGTGCAGGCGTGGCGGAAGGGCTTCCCAACCCTCGTGGAGGCGGAGGGAGTTGAGGGAACAGGCCCACAGGGTGTCGGTGCGGGCGGGGGCGTGCGGGGTGCCGTCGCCGGAGGGGGCGGCTCGACGGGTCCGATACCGGCCATGCTCCACGCCGGTGCGGAGGAGACGGTTCCGCCCATGTGGGTGGGGTCAACCGACGCGTGTCGGCGGTCAGTTGAGTCGTGGGCCGGTCCGGGCGGGCGCCTGAGCTGCGGCGGCTGGGGGGACGCCTTCGCGTGGGCCGAACTCGCGTCGGCGGCGGTGTGCCGCACAGTCCGGCTTCCGTCCCCTGATCAACGTCTGCGCTGCCCGGCGCGGCTGCGGTGGCCGGTCCGCGCCGGGAACAGCGGCGTGAAGGTGCGTGATCGTTGTGGCGCCCTGTGACGGGCCGGCCCGGTCGGAATCGGACCAGCCCTGTCACGGACGAGCCCTGTGGCGGATCAGCGGCCCGTCGTGGGCCGGCCCCGCGACGGGAGCCCTGCGGCGGACGGGAGAGGTCTCAGCTCTTGGGCATGTCCTTGAGGAGGCACGTCAGGCGGGCCGAGCAGACCCGCCGGTCCTGCTCGTCGGTGATCACGATCTCGTACGTGGCCGTGGAGCGGCCGCGGTGTACGGGGGTGGCGACGCCGGTGACGAGGCCGGAGCGGGCGCCGCGGTGGTGCGTGCAGTTCAGGTCGACGCCGACGGCGATCTTGGAGCTGCCGCCGTGGAGCATCGAGCCGACGGAGCCGAGGGTCTCGGCGAGGACCGCGGAGGCGCCGCCGTGCAGGAGGCCGTAGGGCTGGGTGTTGCCCTCGACGGGCATGGTGCCGACGACGCGCTCGGGGGACGCTTCCTTGATCTGGACGCCCATGCGGGTGCCGAGGTCCCCTGCGGAGAACAGGGCGGGCAGGTCGACGCCGAGCGCCGCGTACTCGTCGATGATCTCTTGCGGGAACTTCACGCTGCTGTGCTCGCCCATGGTGCCCGGCTCCGTTCGTCGTCTGTCGGTGTTCGTGCTGCTGTTCTGCCTGGTCGGCTGCCTGAGCGAACGCTCAGTCGGTCGCCGATTGTTCCAGGCGGACGACGACGGACTTGCTGGTGGGGGTGTTGCTGGTGTCAGCGGTGGCGTCCAGCGGGATCAGGACGTTGGTCTCCGGGTAGTACGCGGCCGCGCAGCCCCGGGCCGTCGGGTAGTGGACGACGCGGAAGCCGGGGGCGCGGCGCTCCACGCCGTCCGTCCACTCGCTGACCAGGTCGACGTAGGAGCCGTCCGCGAGGCCCAGGGCCTGGGAGTCGTGAGGGCTGACGAGGACGACCCGGCGGCCGTTCCTGATGCCGCGGTAGCGGTCGTCGAGGCCGTAGATCGTGGTGTTGTACTGGTCGTGCGAGCGCAGGGTCTGCAGCAGCAGCCGGCCCTCGGGGAGCTTCGGGTACTCGACGGGCGCGGCCGTGAAGTTCGCCTTGCCGGTGGTGGTGGGGAAACGCCGCTCGTCGCGCGGGCCGTGCGGCAGCGTGAAGCCGGCCGAACCGCTCACACGCGCGTTGAAGTCCTCGAAACCCGGAATGACCTTCGCGATGCGGTCGCGGACCGTGGCGTAGTCCTTCTCGAACTCCTCCCAGGGCGTGCGTGACGCCTCGCCCAGGACGCGGCGTGCGAGGCGGGCCACGATCGCCGGCTCCGACAGGAGGTGCTTGCTCGCGGGCGTGAGGCGGCCGCGAGAGGCGTGGACCATGCTCATGGAGTCCTCGACCGTCACGAACTGCTCACCGCTGCCCTGGAGGTCCCGCTCGGTGCGGCCGAGAGTCGGCAGGATCAGGGCGCGCGCGCCGGTGACCGCGTGGGAGCGGTTGAGCTTCGTCGACACGTGCACCGTCAGGGCGGCGCGGCGCATCGCGGCCTCGGTGACGTGGGTGTCGGGGGAGGCCGCCACGAAGTTGCCGCCCATCGCGAAGAACACCTTCGCCGCGCCGTCGCGCAGTGCCTCGATGGCCCGTACGACGTCGAAGCCGTGCTCGCGGGGCGGTGCGAAGCCGAACTCCTTCTCCAGGGCGTCCAGGAAGGCGGGCGCGGGGCGTTCGAAGACGCCCATGGTGCGGTCGCCCTGCACGTTGGAGTGGCCGCGCACCGGGCACACGCCCGCGCCGGGGCGGCCGATGTTCCCGCGCAGGAGCAGGAAGTTGACGACCTCGCGGATCGTGGGCACCGAGTGCTTGTGCTGGGTGAGACCCATCGCCCAGCACACGACGGTGCGCTCGGAGGCGAGCACCAGGGCGAGGGCTTCCTCGATCTCGGCGCGCTCCAGTCCCGTCGCCGTCAGCGTCGCGTCCCAGTCGGCGGCGCGGGCGGCCTCGGTGAACTCCTCGTAGCCGTGGGTGTGCTCCTCTATGAAGGCGTCGTCGACGGCGCCTTCCGTCTCCAGGATCAGCTTGTTCAGGAGGCGGAAGAGGGCCTGGTCCCCGCCGAGGCGGATCTGGAGGAACAGGTCGGTCAGGGTGGCGCCCTTGAGCATGCCCTGCGGGGTCTGCGGGTTCTTGAAGCGTTCGAGTCCGGCCTCGGGCAGCGGGTTGATCGTGATGATCTTCGCGCCGTTCGCCTTCGCCTTCTCCAGGGCGGAGAGCATGCGCGGGTGGTTCGTTCCCGGGTTCTGCCCGGCCACGATGATCAGGTCGGACTTGTAGAGGTCCTCCAGGGAGACGCTGCCCTTGCCGATGCCGATGGTCTCCGTGAGCGCGGAACCGGACGACTCATGGCACATGTTCGAGCAGTCGGGCAGGTTGTTCGTGCCGAACTCGCGGGCGAACAGCTGGTAGAGGAACGCCGCCTCGTTGCTCGTGCGGCCCGAGGTGTAGAACACGGCCTCGTCGGGGGAGGCCAGGGCGGCCAGCTCCTCGGCGATGATGTCGAAGGCGCGCTCCCAGGACACCGGCTCGTAGCGCTCGGCGCCGTCCGCCAGATACATGGGGTGCGTGAGGCGGCCCTGCTGGCCCAGCCAGTACCCGGAGCGGGTCGCGAGGTCGGCGACCGGGTGCGCGGCGAAGAAGTCGGGCGTGACCCGGCGCAGGGTGGCCTCCTCGGCGACCGCCTTCGCGCCGTTCTCGCAGAACTCCGCCTTGTGCCGGTGGTCGGGCTCGGGCCAGGCGCAGCCCGGGCAGTCGAAGCCGTCTTTCTGATTGACGCGGAGAAGGGTGAGCGCGGTGCGGCGCACGCCCATCTGCTGCTGGGCGATCTTGAGGGAATGGGCGACGGCGGGCAGTCCGGCGGCGGCGCGCAGCGGCGCGTCCACCTGCGGCGCGTCCTGGACCGGATCTCCTGTGGGCGGCTTCGTTGCCATCGTCTGTTCCCCTTCGAGCACACGTGTGAGGTACGTCGCCGATCCTCGCACGCACGACTGACAGCCCTCGTCCAAGGACCGTGGCGGACCGGACTGTCAGTGGGGCGTGGCAGGATCGGGGGCGTGGCAGAGACAGCAGCGAAGAAGACCGAGAAGAAGACCTCAGGCAGCCGGCCGCGGCTGATGCTCATGGACGGGCATTCGCTGGCGTACCGCGCGTTCTTCGCGCTGCCCGCGGAGAACTTCACGACCGCGACCGGACAGCCGACGAACGCGATCTACGGCTTCGCGTCGATGCTGGCGAACACGCTGCGCGACGAGGCGCCCACGCACTTCGCGGTGGCGTTCGACGTCTCGCGCAAGACGTGGCGCTCCGAGGAGTTCACGGAGTACAAGGCGAATCGTTCGAAGACCCCGGACGAGTTCAAGGGGCAGGTCGAGCTGATCGGCGAGCTTCTCGACGCGATGCGCACCCCGCGCTTCGCGGTCGACGGGTTCGAGGCGGACGACATCATCGCCACGCTCGCCACCCAGGCCGAGGCCGCCGGGTTCGACGTCCTGGTCGTCACCGGCGACCGGGACTCCTTCCAGCTGGTCAGCGACCATGTCACGGTGCTCTACCCGACGAAGGGCGTCTCCGAGCTGACGCGGTTCACGCCGGAGAAGGTCGAGGAGAAGTACGGGCTCACCCCGGCCCAGTACCCCGACTTCGCGGCCCTGCGCGGCGACCCGTCGGACAACCTGCCGGGCATCCCCGGCGTCGGCGAGAAGACCGCCGCGAAGTGGATCAACCAGTTCGGTTCGTTCGCCGAGCTCGTGGAGCGTGCCGAAGAGGTCAAGGGCAAGGCCGGGCAGAATTTCCGCGACCACATCGAAGCCGTCAAGCTGAACCGCCGGCTCACCGAGATGGTGCGCGACGTCGAGCTCCCCAAGACGGTCGAAGACCTGGAGCGCGCCGCGTACGACCGCACGGCCGTCGCGATGGTCCTCGACACCCTGGAGATCCGTAACCCGTCGCTGCGCGAGCGGCTCCTCGCCGTCGACCCGGGCGCCGAGGAGGCCGAGCAGACGCCCGCCGAGCCCGGCGTCGAGGTCGACGGCTCGGTGCTCGGCGCGGGCGAGGTGGCCCCGTGGCTCGCCGAGCACGGCGACGCCGCCCTGGGCCTCGCCACGGTCGACACCTGGGCGCTCGGTGCGGGATCCGTCACCGAGGTGGCGCTCGCCGCCGCCGGGGGAGCGGCCGCCTGGTTCGACCCCGCCCAGCTCGACGAGGCCGACGAGAACGCGTTCGCGACATGGCTCGCCGACGCCGCGAAGCCCAAGGTCCTGCACAACGCGAAGAACGTCATGCGGGTCTTCGCCGAGCACGGCTGGACCGTGGACGGCGTCACCATGGACACGGCGCTCGCCGCCTACCTGGTCAAGCCCGGCCGCCGCTCCTTCGCGCTCGACGCGCTGACCCTGGAGTACCTGGGCCGTGAGCTCGCCCCGGCGGCGGCCGACGGACAGCTCGCCTTCGGCACGGAGGACGACGACCAGGCCGAGGCCGACGCCCTCATGGTGCACGCCCGCGCCATCCTCGACCTCGGCGAGGCCTT encodes the following:
- a CDS encoding PaaI family thioesterase, yielding MGEHSSVKFPQEIIDEYAALGVDLPALFSAGDLGTRMGVQIKEASPERVVGTMPVEGNTQPYGLLHGGASAVLAETLGSVGSMLHGGSSKIAVGVDLNCTHHRGARSGLVTGVATPVHRGRSTATYEIVITDEQDRRVCSARLTCLLKDMPKS
- a CDS encoding FdhF/YdeP family oxidoreductase; this encodes MATKPPTGDPVQDAPQVDAPLRAAAGLPAVAHSLKIAQQQMGVRRTALTLLRVNQKDGFDCPGCAWPEPDHRHKAEFCENGAKAVAEEATLRRVTPDFFAAHPVADLATRSGYWLGQQGRLTHPMYLADGAERYEPVSWERAFDIIAEELAALASPDEAVFYTSGRTSNEAAFLYQLFAREFGTNNLPDCSNMCHESSGSALTETIGIGKGSVSLEDLYKSDLIIVAGQNPGTNHPRMLSALEKAKANGAKIITINPLPEAGLERFKNPQTPQGMLKGATLTDLFLQIRLGGDQALFRLLNKLILETEGAVDDAFIEEHTHGYEEFTEAARAADWDATLTATGLERAEIEEALALVLASERTVVCWAMGLTQHKHSVPTIREVVNFLLLRGNIGRPGAGVCPVRGHSNVQGDRTMGVFERPAPAFLDALEKEFGFAPPREHGFDVVRAIEALRDGAAKVFFAMGGNFVAASPDTHVTEAAMRRAALTVHVSTKLNRSHAVTGARALILPTLGRTERDLQGSGEQFVTVEDSMSMVHASRGRLTPASKHLLSEPAIVARLARRVLGEASRTPWEEFEKDYATVRDRIAKVIPGFEDFNARVSGSAGFTLPHGPRDERRFPTTTGKANFTAAPVEYPKLPEGRLLLQTLRSHDQYNTTIYGLDDRYRGIRNGRRVVLVSPHDSQALGLADGSYVDLVSEWTDGVERRAPGFRVVHYPTARGCAAAYYPETNVLIPLDATADTSNTPTSKSVVVRLEQSATD
- the polA gene encoding DNA polymerase I, whose translation is MAETAAKKTEKKTSGSRPRLMLMDGHSLAYRAFFALPAENFTTATGQPTNAIYGFASMLANTLRDEAPTHFAVAFDVSRKTWRSEEFTEYKANRSKTPDEFKGQVELIGELLDAMRTPRFAVDGFEADDIIATLATQAEAAGFDVLVVTGDRDSFQLVSDHVTVLYPTKGVSELTRFTPEKVEEKYGLTPAQYPDFAALRGDPSDNLPGIPGVGEKTAAKWINQFGSFAELVERAEEVKGKAGQNFRDHIEAVKLNRRLTEMVRDVELPKTVEDLERAAYDRTAVAMVLDTLEIRNPSLRERLLAVDPGAEEAEQTPAEPGVEVDGSVLGAGEVAPWLAEHGDAALGLATVDTWALGAGSVTEVALAAAGGAAAWFDPAQLDEADENAFATWLADAAKPKVLHNAKNVMRVFAEHGWTVDGVTMDTALAAYLVKPGRRSFALDALTLEYLGRELAPAAADGQLAFGTEDDDQAEADALMVHARAILDLGEAFVGKLREVGAADLLKGVELPTSTLLARMERHGIAADRAHLEAMEQMFAGAVQQAVKEAHASVGHEFNLGSPKQLQEVFFGELDLPKTKKTKTGYTTDADALAWLATQTDHELPVIMLRHREQAKLRVTVEGLIKTIAADGRIHTTFNQTVAATGRLSSTDPNLQNIPVRTDEGRAIRRGFVVGEGFESLMTADYSQIELRVMAHLSEDEGLIEAFTSGEDLHTTVGAQVFGVERSAVDAEMRRKIKAMSYGLAYGLSAFGLSGQLNIEPGEARVLMDTYFERFGGVRDYLRRVVDEARATGYTETMLGRRRYLPDLNSDNRQRREMAERMALNAPIQGTAADIVKIAMLNVDKALRDAKLKSRLLLQVHDEIVLEIAPGEAAAAEELVRREMAGAVHLRAPLDVSVGVGPDWESAAH